In Rhizobium sp. BG4, the genomic stretch TGGATCCAGCAGTTCCTGCTCGGCGGCTTTGCAGTCGATCAGCCGACGCTGAACCGCTTCTTCTCGCTGCACTACCTGCTGCCCTTCATGATCGCAGGCGTTGTTATCCTGCACATCTGGGCGCTGCACGTCACCGGCCAGACGAACCCGACCGGCGTCGAAGTCAAGACGAAGACGGACACCGTCCGTTTCACGCCTTACGCAACGCTCAAGGATGCGCTCGGCGTTTCGATCTTCCTGCTCGTCTACGCCTACTTCGTCTTCTACCTGCCGAACTTCCTCGGTCACGCCGACAACTACATCCCGGCTGACCCGTTGAAGACCCCGGCTCACATCGTTCCGGAATGGTACTTCCTGCCGTTCTACGCGATGCTGCGCTCGATCACCTTCAATGTCGGTCCGATCGACTCCAAGCTCGGCGGCGTCCTCGTGATGTTCGGCGCGATCATCGTGCTGTTCTTCCTGCCGTGGCTCGACACCTCGAAGGTCCGTTCGGCCGTTTACCGTCCGTGGTACAAGCTGTTCTACTGGCTGTTCGTGATCAACGCGATCATCCTGGGCTGGCTCGGTTCCCAGCCTGCCGAAGGCCTGTTCACCACCATCTCGCAGATCTGCACTCTGCTCTACTTCGCTTTCTTCCTGGTCGCCATGCCGGTGCTTGGTCTCGTCGAGACGCCGCGCCGCATTCCGAACTCGATCACTGAAGCGGTGCTTGAGAAGCGTGCCAAGTCTGCGGCCAAGGCATAATCGAGCGGCGGAAGGAAATAGAAACATGAAAAAGCTTGTTACAAGCATTCTGTCGCTCGCAGCCGTCGCCGCTTTTGCCGGCGCTGCTTTCGCCGAGGATGCAGCACCGGCCGCCGGTGCAGCTCCGGCCCATCACGAGGAAAGCGCGACCCCGCACTATCCCCTGAAGGAGCCGACCGAGGAAAAGTGGAGCTTCGCAGGTCCCTTCGGTCACTATGACAAGGGCCAGCTGCAGCGCGGTCTGAAGGTCTACACCGAAGTCTGTTCTGCCTGCCACTCGATGAACCTCGTGCCCTTCCGCATGCTGAGCAACCTCGGCTACTCGGACGCGCAGGTGAAGGCATTCGCGGCAAATTACGAAGTCCAGGACGGTCCTGATGCCAACGGTGAAATGTTCACCCGCAAGGCTGTTCCGTCCGACCACTTCCCGTCGCCCTATCCGAATGCGGAAGCGGCTGCAGCCTCCAACAACGGTGCGGCTCCGCCGGACATGTCGCTGCTCGCCAAGGCTCGTGAAGTCGAGCGCGGCTTCCCGCAGTTCGTCTTCGATATCTTCACCCAGTACCAGGAAAGCGGCCCGGACTACATCCATTCGCTGCTGACCGGCTACCAGGATCCGCCGGCTGGCTTCCAGGTTCCGGCTGGTGCGCACTACAACCCGTACTTCCATGCCGCTGCAGCCTTCGCGATGCCGAAGCCGCTCTCCGACGACCAGGTCACCTATGACGATGGTTCGCCACAGACCGTCGACCAGTATTCGCGTGACGTTTCGGCCTTCCTGATGTGGGCTGCAGAGCCGCATCTCGAAGAGCGCAAGCGCACCGGCTTCATGGTCATGGTGTTCCTGCTGATCTTCTCTGGTCTCATCTTCCTGACGAAGCGTTCTGTCTACGCCAGCAAGGACCACTGAGCGGGTTCGATACCGATTGCAAAAGGCGGCCTCCGGGCCGCCTTTTTTGTTGGTTCCGCCTCGGGCAATTGATAGGGTGCAGCCTCTTTGTGCCCTCGCAGACAGACGGACTTTCCATGAACACCATTGCCTCGGAGCTTGCCGCCAGCATCCGCTCCATTACGGACTATCCAAGCCCGGCATCATCTTTCGCGACATCACCACGCTGCTCGGCAATCCGCGCGCCTTCCGCCGCGCCGTCGACGAGCTGGTGCAGCCCTATGCGGGCCTGAAGGTCGACAAGATCGCCGGCATGGAGGCGCGTGGCTTCATCCTCGGCGGCGCAGTGGCGCACCAGCTGTCGGCCGGCTTCGTGCCGATCCGCAAGAAGGGCAAGCTGCCGCACGAGACCGTGCGCATCGCCTACAGCCTGGAATATGGCGTCGATGAAATGGAGATGCATCGCGACGCGGTGCAGCCGGGCGAGAAGGTCATTCTCGTCGACGACCTGATCGCCACGGGCGGCACGGCCGTCGGTGCGACCAAGCTCTTGCGCCAGATCGGCGCCGAAGTGGTCGGCGCCTGCTTCGTCATCGACCTGCCGGATCTCGGCGGCCGCAAGAAGCTCGAAGAGCTTGGCGTCGATGTTCATACGCTGGTGGAATTTGCCGGGCACTGACGCCCGGCATTGTCTTTCTATTCGAATTCGAGGACGCTGCTTTCGAAGCGGATCACCGGGACGCCGTCCTGGTTGACGCCCTCGTTGAGGATCTTGTTCAGATGCCAGCCCGGGCGCGATGCGAGCGGGCGGCTGGAGAGGAAGGTCACCGAATAGGCGATCGTCTCATCGACGAAGACGGGCTTCAGCCATTGCAGCTTCTCGAAGCCGGGCGAGGGGCCGAGCTTCGGGGCGGCAAGCCCCTCCTTGGCAAGGCGCACGCTCTGCGCCATCCAGTAATCCAGGAAGGTCCGCATCCAGGCGGCGCAATTGTGCCAGCCGGAGGCGCAGAGATCGCCGAACAGCGTGTGCTTTGCGGCCTCACGGTCGACATGGAAGCGCTGCGGATCGAAGCGGGTGGCGAAATGGACGATCCGCTCCTCGGTGAAGGTATAGCTGCCGATCTCGATCTTTTCGCCGACGGTGTAGAGCTCGGTCATCCTCATGCGCGCGTCTCCCCCGCTTCGCGGGTGCTGAACATGATCCAGTTTTCGGAGTAGCAGACGAGCTCGCCGCGCTGGTTCTCGATCTCGTGCTTGAAACGGGCGATGCCGATGCCGGGGCGCGAGCGCATCAGCCGGGATTCCAGCACGATCGAGCGGCCGGAGAGCGTATCACCGGCCAGCACCGGCTTCTTCCATTCCATCAGATCGATGCCGGGGGCGCCCTGCGAGTAGGAATTCAGCAGGTAGCCCTCGGCCATCATCCGCATGAACAGCGCCGACGTATGCCAGCCGGAGGC encodes the following:
- a CDS encoding cytochrome b N-terminal domain-containing protein yields the protein MSGHSSYEPSTGLEKWIDARLPLPRMIYDSFVAYPVPRNLNYAYTFGAMLSVMLVVQILTGIVLAMHYAADTSIAFNSVEKIMRDVNHGWLLRYMHANGASFFFVAVYLHIARGLYYGSYKAPREILWILGVVIYLLMMATGFMGYVLPWGQMSFWGATVITGFFSAFPLVGEWIQQFLLGGFAVDQPTLNRFFSLHYLLPFMIAGVVILHIWALHVTGQTNPTGVEVKTKTDTVRFTPYATLKDALGVSIFLLVYAYFVFYLPNFLGHADNYIPADPLKTPAHIVPEWYFLPFYAMLRSITFNVGPIDSKLGGVLVMFGAIIVLFFLPWLDTSKVRSAVYRPWYKLFYWLFVINAIILGWLGSQPAEGLFTTISQICTLLYFAFFLVAMPVLGLVETPRRIPNSITEAVLEKRAKSAAKA
- a CDS encoding cytochrome c1 codes for the protein MKKLVTSILSLAAVAAFAGAAFAEDAAPAAGAAPAHHEESATPHYPLKEPTEEKWSFAGPFGHYDKGQLQRGLKVYTEVCSACHSMNLVPFRMLSNLGYSDAQVKAFAANYEVQDGPDANGEMFTRKAVPSDHFPSPYPNAEAAAASNNGAAPPDMSLLAKAREVERGFPQFVFDIFTQYQESGPDYIHSLLTGYQDPPAGFQVPAGAHYNPYFHAAAAFAMPKPLSDDQVTYDDGSPQTVDQYSRDVSAFLMWAAEPHLEERKRTGFMVMVFLLIFSGLIFLTKRSVYASKDH
- a CDS encoding MaoC family dehydratase; amino-acid sequence: MRMTELYTVGEKIEIGSYTFTEERIVHFATRFDPQRFHVDREAAKHTLFGDLCASGWHNCAAWMRTFLDYWMAQSVRLAKEGLAAPKLGPSPGFEKLQWLKPVFVDETIAYSVTFLSSRPLASRPGWHLNKILNEGVNQDGVPVIRFESSVLEFE
- a CDS encoding MaoC family dehydratase, which gives rise to MKLAFEDFEPGRSFPLGPIPVTAEEIIEFATEFDPQPMHTSEAAGKASILGGLAASGWHTSALFMRMMAEGYLLNSYSQGAPGIDLMEWKKPVLAGDTLSGRSIVLESRLMRSRPGIGIARFKHEIENQRGELVCYSENWIMFSTREAGETRA